In Paenibacillus sp. 1781tsa1, one DNA window encodes the following:
- a CDS encoding S-layer homology domain-containing protein, whose product MNKNTVLYDKFFKIALATTIATSALTVVAPDYIQASENGETFTDIKAASNYYEYVNELFERGFVSGYKDGSFKPGGLLTRAEASKILALNLGLNVTKSFNPTFKDVSTSDWAYPYIEALKEAGVIDGFQDGTFKPNSPITRNQMAKIIVNGYGLEPAKEINLPFTDTQLKNNWAAPYIQTLYDLGITTGQSALKYGGISTLTRGDMAAFTIRSEKTTDYRDNRQPDEKIISEIIGNKMTMGGQVYYIKKELQPLLHSKNLAALNEANLDFIKIGTKIIGIRNLELTNGGTVNNPLTLDLAGGTVEANITIAGDYIKLANANITGDITVKKGDQKQIELNGLALNGHLIIKGEAKREQKSVIKLTNTTVDEIVVNRDNTEIVTNNATPSIKVGNNVSGIEVAGKINSIHFNGNQNVVVKGQLETNHLTIDTPIKVTLENKAQLATVETKQYGSQLIVPKDTTIDTLIKPVNIKPEDAVKYPGGISSAIKNVTNTAQVEPPITPTTPTAPSSGGGSNGGGSTDGGNNGGTPNPFVSQTLKANNIEDTDNEDPLAVGMIGTTVTSSNGTVATAALKDGEIVITSKGPGTATISIKEDAPSLKEARIIVTVDANGKMTHTIKRPVEVMQDKINATPAPGADVLIKLFEGIDIKGVTPENITDVTTAVKKAIAEKEKPLTENELKLVVDTALLPSLIKKDNPSLEQVSTPLDLVTVGPNGTSFKWDSATKVGDHNASIDLSTGNVMQDDADNENDKLLLKVTATNGDAIKEASIETTVLESKKPYLVSAILNDIDKDGDSSPGDTITFKFSEPVRYSGNTEDHSIDEHLFGKDFAFGMGTDQYPIKAVWSQDGTSLTMTIGGDTTSANVFKVGSDISLVEGSVKDANGGQSITNSVKLQHTPFAYKIVQNNLTGDFIWENGTFISEAAGKIKNSITFSKNGESVEGLAISYTDEDIAQGTIASGSFSLKSVTVTKSGNSQKVAFADGETLKVTTSTVLRVKDSTEVVNSVNHNYVRDGLVKTITVDDTVTNPISVPKLALANPVIIDGQNKLEFTAGVAVTATPSEVLLKNLTVTGSYLGTAQDGERGPVYISGSADVILDHVTVDFPAGGGYGASGILLKNANAKLEIKDTTISVHFTNSDNSSYYAIGVRADVEGASIDIINSTISSNGANGGANGIQTSKGATVNIADSTINVKTSTFPGTVYGIYLGEGSSLTTSGASEIVITAPAANGFGIGNNVNYANLNISETAIFDLDAAGAGKTKDAYEHNPDDLAVLDEARAKIDENLIKASNPTLQGVTEALNLPTDVDGVLVEWIADTVDGATVHADGTVTRSSNDDADDVVTLTATFTHNGMKKTKVFPVTIKESKVPTLTLAALVDHNVDGKASTGEIVELTFSEPVTFSLLSIGDQEIDPGSGVWSEDKRTLTVTLQDDITAAGTVTVKVNNLEDAAHNTKDEDVVELTIR is encoded by the coding sequence ATGAATAAAAACACAGTATTGTATGACAAATTTTTCAAAATAGCACTTGCTACAACGATAGCAACAAGTGCACTTACCGTTGTGGCACCGGATTATATACAAGCGAGTGAGAATGGGGAAACGTTTACAGATATCAAAGCTGCTTCGAATTATTATGAATATGTGAATGAATTATTTGAGCGTGGTTTTGTTAGTGGTTATAAAGATGGTTCATTCAAACCAGGAGGATTGTTAACACGTGCAGAAGCTTCAAAGATTTTGGCACTCAATCTAGGATTAAATGTTACCAAATCTTTTAATCCTACGTTTAAGGATGTTTCAACGAGTGACTGGGCATATCCGTACATAGAAGCATTAAAAGAAGCAGGTGTTATCGATGGCTTTCAGGATGGGACATTTAAACCGAACTCACCTATTACACGAAATCAAATGGCAAAAATTATTGTCAATGGCTATGGTCTAGAACCCGCTAAAGAAATTAATTTACCATTTACGGATACACAATTAAAAAATAATTGGGCTGCTCCATATATTCAAACCTTATATGATCTAGGTATCACAACCGGACAATCTGCCCTAAAATACGGTGGAATTTCAACACTAACTCGTGGAGATATGGCAGCATTTACAATAAGATCCGAGAAAACAACAGATTATCGTGATAACCGCCAACCAGATGAGAAAATTATTTCTGAAATTATCGGCAATAAAATGACTATGGGTGGTCAGGTATATTACATCAAAAAAGAACTCCAGCCATTACTTCATTCAAAAAATTTAGCAGCGTTGAATGAGGCAAATTTAGACTTTATCAAAATTGGCACAAAAATCATCGGTATTCGCAACCTGGAATTGACTAATGGAGGAACGGTGAATAACCCGCTAACATTGGATTTGGCTGGAGGTACTGTCGAAGCCAATATAACCATTGCAGGCGATTATATTAAGCTGGCAAATGCTAATATTACTGGTGATATTACGGTTAAAAAAGGTGACCAAAAGCAAATTGAATTAAATGGGCTTGCATTAAACGGACACTTGATTATTAAAGGGGAAGCAAAGCGTGAGCAGAAATCAGTTATTAAGCTTACGAACACAACAGTAGATGAAATTGTTGTGAATCGTGACAACACTGAAATAGTCACGAACAATGCTACACCATCTATCAAGGTTGGTAATAATGTATCGGGTATCGAAGTTGCCGGTAAAATTAATTCAATCCATTTTAACGGGAATCAGAACGTAGTCGTCAAAGGACAGCTTGAAACAAACCATTTAACAATTGACACGCCAATAAAAGTAACGCTTGAAAACAAAGCCCAACTGGCAACAGTAGAAACGAAACAATACGGAAGTCAACTGATTGTCCCAAAAGACACTACAATTGATACTTTAATTAAGCCAGTAAATATAAAGCCTGAGGACGCTGTAAAATACCCGGGAGGTATATCTTCTGCAATAAAAAATGTGACGAATACCGCGCAGGTAGAACCCCCGATAACTCCAACAACACCGACAGCACCTTCGAGTGGAGGCGGATCTAATGGTGGCGGATCAACAGACGGTGGAAACAATGGGGGCACACCGAATCCATTTGTTTCACAAACTTTAAAAGCCAATAATATTGAAGATACAGACAACGAAGATCCACTTGCTGTAGGCATGATTGGTACAACAGTTACATCAAGTAATGGAACGGTCGCAACCGCTGCTCTAAAGGATGGAGAAATCGTCATCACATCCAAAGGTCCGGGTACAGCTACTATTTCGATTAAAGAAGATGCACCTTCCTTAAAGGAAGCACGGATTATCGTTACAGTGGATGCTAATGGTAAAATGACACATACGATTAAACGCCCTGTAGAGGTAATGCAAGATAAAATCAATGCCACACCAGCACCGGGTGCAGATGTTTTAATCAAACTATTTGAAGGCATTGATATTAAGGGTGTTACGCCGGAAAATATCACAGATGTAACAACCGCAGTTAAAAAAGCGATTGCTGAAAAAGAGAAGCCTTTAACAGAGAATGAATTAAAGTTAGTAGTTGATACCGCATTGCTTCCATCACTTATTAAAAAAGACAACCCAAGCTTAGAGCAGGTGTCTACTCCGCTTGATTTAGTTACAGTGGGACCAAATGGTACAAGCTTTAAATGGGATTCAGCTACAAAAGTGGGCGACCATAACGCAAGCATTGATCTTTCAACAGGAAACGTAATGCAAGATGATGCGGATAATGAGAATGATAAACTTTTGTTAAAGGTTACAGCAACGAATGGAGATGCAATCAAAGAGGCTTCCATCGAAACGACAGTGTTAGAATCGAAAAAGCCTTACCTAGTGAGTGCCATTTTAAATGATATCGATAAAGACGGAGATTCTTCACCAGGAGATACAATTACATTCAAATTTAGTGAACCCGTTCGATATAGCGGGAACACAGAGGATCATAGTATTGATGAGCATCTTTTTGGGAAAGATTTCGCTTTTGGGATGGGTACTGATCAATATCCAATCAAAGCGGTTTGGTCTCAGGATGGGACAAGCCTCACCATGACCATCGGTGGAGACACTACCAGCGCTAATGTTTTTAAAGTTGGCTCTGATATTTCCCTAGTGGAAGGCTCAGTAAAAGATGCAAATGGTGGTCAAAGTATAACCAATTCGGTCAAATTACAGCATACTCCATTTGCTTATAAAATTGTTCAAAACAACTTAACCGGCGACTTCATTTGGGAGAATGGTACATTTATAAGTGAAGCTGCTGGTAAAATAAAAAATTCGATTACTTTCTCAAAGAATGGGGAATCAGTTGAAGGTTTAGCAATCTCTTACACAGATGAAGATATCGCTCAAGGTACCATCGCATCAGGTTCATTTTCACTCAAGTCTGTAACTGTTACAAAAAGCGGTAATTCGCAAAAAGTCGCTTTTGCAGACGGGGAAACTCTTAAGGTTACCACTTCGACTGTTTTACGTGTAAAAGACAGTACGGAAGTCGTAAATAGTGTTAATCATAACTATGTGAGAGATGGTTTGGTAAAAACAATAACAGTGGATGATACCGTAACAAATCCTATTTCAGTTCCTAAATTAGCTTTAGCTAACCCTGTTATTATTGATGGTCAGAATAAATTGGAATTTACGGCTGGAGTGGCGGTCACAGCAACGCCAAGTGAAGTTTTATTGAAAAATCTAACAGTTACAGGTAGCTATTTAGGAACAGCACAGGATGGTGAACGTGGACCAGTTTATATTAGCGGATCTGCGGACGTTATACTTGATCATGTAACGGTGGATTTTCCAGCAGGTGGTGGTTATGGAGCTTCAGGGATTCTATTAAAAAATGCTAATGCAAAACTAGAAATAAAAGATACAACTATTTCAGTTCATTTTACGAATTCTGACAATAGTTCTTATTATGCAATTGGAGTACGAGCTGATGTAGAAGGTGCTTCAATAGACATTATTAATTCTACAATCTCATCAAATGGTGCAAACGGAGGTGCCAATGGTATTCAAACTTCCAAAGGTGCTACTGTAAATATCGCTGATAGTACAATAAATGTGAAAACAAGTACTTTCCCTGGTACCGTATATGGGATTTACTTGGGGGAGGGCTCTAGTTTAACAACGAGTGGTGCTAGTGAAATTGTTATCACGGCTCCAGCCGCCAATGGATTTGGGATTGGAAATAACGTCAACTATGCAAATTTAAATATTTCAGAAACTGCTATATTTGATTTAGATGCTGCTGGTGCTGGAAAAACAAAAGATGCGTATGAGCATAATCCTGATGACTTGGCAGTACTTGATGAGGCACGGGCAAAAATTGATGAAAACTTAATTAAAGCCAGTAATCCAACCTTACAGGGTGTAACAGAGGCTTTAAATTTACCAACGGATGTAGATGGTGTTCTAGTCGAATGGATTGCAGATACAGTTGATGGTGCAACAGTCCATGCTGATGGAACGGTTACTAGAAGCAGCAATGACGATGCAGATGATGTGGTGACATTAACAGCTACATTTACACACAATGGGATGAAGAAAACGAAAGTTTTCCCTGTCACTATTAAGGAAAGTAAAGTTCCAACCCTTACTTTAGCAGCATTAGTAGATCATAATGTTGATGGAAAAGCTAGTACGGGCGAAATTGTTGAGCTGACATTTAGTGAACCCGTAACTTTCAGTCTACTATCTATCGGTGACCAAGAGATCGATCCGGGATCGGGAGTTTGGTCGGAAGATAAGAGAACGTTGACAGTAACATTACAAGACGATATTACAGCGGCTGGTACAGTAACTGTAAAGGTTAATAACCTAGAAGATGCTGCCCATAATACTAAGGATGAAGACGTGGTGGAATTAACCATCCGATAG
- a CDS encoding carboxylesterase/lipase family protein has protein sequence MRELQVQTKYGTVQGELLHDASVWKGIPYAKPPVGELRFKAPVQPESWDGIRQATQFGPENIQPRNHQPEGLTELPNESEDSLYLNIWAPKEKGATPLPVMVWIHGGSFVSGSGSQPMYDGTQLAVRGDVIVVTINYRLGPLGFLHMAPLGDSYVSNAGLLDQVAALQWVKDNISAFGGNPDQVTVFGESAGSMSIAALMAMPAAKGLFQRAIMESGASQFMPAEQASALREGMLKILGVDRDNLQKLNTIPVEQIIAAGEKVKQQSGAGMALLFQPVLDGQTLPQVPLQAVNEGSAQDIPVLIGTTLHEGALFIQPHVPFSKEIDMVQGVDFMTPDLENRVAIADSYPKTADGQAQVMTDMFFWRSALQYAAAQQKYAPVWMYRFDWIMPEHPLLKRAIHSIEMFFVFNTLHVLKFMNAEPDEAAAALALKVQDAWISFAKNGQPEVAGVNWPEYEQDRATLIFNHEIEVVHDPDAAKRELLGL, from the coding sequence ATGAGAGAACTTCAGGTTCAAACGAAATATGGTACAGTTCAAGGCGAACTTTTGCACGATGCAAGCGTATGGAAAGGCATTCCCTATGCGAAACCTCCGGTAGGTGAGCTGCGTTTCAAGGCTCCGGTACAACCCGAGTCATGGGATGGGATCAGACAGGCTACACAATTTGGACCTGAGAATATACAACCTCGAAATCATCAACCTGAAGGCCTGACAGAACTTCCGAACGAGTCAGAAGATAGTCTATATCTGAACATCTGGGCACCTAAGGAAAAAGGGGCAACACCACTGCCGGTCATGGTATGGATTCACGGCGGCTCCTTCGTATCAGGTTCAGGTAGCCAGCCGATGTATGATGGTACACAGTTAGCGGTTCGGGGGGACGTCATCGTTGTGACGATCAACTACCGATTAGGACCTCTGGGTTTCCTGCATATGGCTCCATTAGGTGATTCATATGTATCCAATGCAGGTCTGCTGGATCAGGTTGCGGCATTACAGTGGGTGAAGGATAATATCTCTGCTTTTGGTGGTAACCCGGATCAAGTGACGGTGTTCGGCGAATCGGCAGGCAGCATGAGTATTGCAGCACTGATGGCGATGCCAGCGGCCAAAGGACTGTTCCAACGTGCCATTATGGAGAGTGGTGCTTCCCAGTTCATGCCGGCAGAACAAGCCTCAGCGTTGCGGGAAGGGATGCTGAAGATTCTTGGGGTGGACCGGGACAACCTGCAGAAGCTAAATACAATTCCTGTAGAGCAGATTATTGCAGCCGGTGAAAAGGTCAAACAGCAGAGCGGGGCAGGTATGGCCTTATTGTTCCAACCTGTATTGGACGGGCAGACATTACCACAGGTGCCACTTCAGGCGGTGAACGAAGGCTCAGCGCAGGATATTCCGGTGCTGATTGGTACGACATTACACGAGGGTGCACTGTTCATCCAGCCGCATGTGCCTTTTTCAAAAGAAATCGATATGGTTCAGGGCGTAGACTTTATGACACCAGATCTGGAGAACCGGGTAGCCATCGCGGACAGTTATCCCAAAACAGCTGATGGACAAGCTCAGGTCATGACCGATATGTTCTTCTGGCGTTCAGCGCTGCAATATGCTGCGGCACAGCAGAAGTATGCCCCGGTGTGGATGTATCGATTTGATTGGATCATGCCGGAACATCCCTTGTTAAAAAGAGCGATTCACAGCATCGAAATGTTCTTTGTGTTTAATACACTGCATGTCCTCAAATTCATGAATGCAGAGCCGGATGAAGCTGCGGCGGCACTTGCCCTCAAGGTACAGGATGCCTGGATTTCCTTTGCCAAGAACGGCCAACCTGAAGTTGCAGGTGTGAACTGGCCTGAATACGAGCAGGATCGTGCGACACTAATCTTCAACCATGAGATTGAGGTCGTACATGATCCGGATGCAGCCAAGCGAGAGCTGTTGGGGTTATAA
- a CDS encoding response regulator, translated as MNIIIVDDEKMAIDVLSIMIKRLTHFQVSIQGTFTNAVDALGFLEKEAIELVFLDIEMIDVHGMQIARQMLQKHPSLQIVFVTAHSQFAVDAFEVEATDYLLKPVHEKRLIKALTKAQKKSQLQVKVPPMNKKSLLYAHTLGSFYLLDPQREVVKWRTRKVRELFLFLLFNQKRPMLNAIIAEELWRNLDFEKASSNLHTSIYQLRKLLKERGIQDPIQLVNNHYQLNVEIESDYEELNQLLEREKHDEKSIQRLINCYEGDFLVEEEYLWAIQIRLRLKQGVLHALEQYVTCTNSVNPLLKYNCLQMLLELDEFNEQYMFILLEFLIEQNKKQDCLKFFETIQAKLAEISLSVPERIYRRFNEYLANT; from the coding sequence ATGAACATAATTATTGTTGATGATGAAAAAATGGCAATCGATGTATTAAGTATTATGATTAAACGGCTAACGCATTTCCAGGTTTCAATCCAAGGGACATTTACAAATGCAGTAGATGCCCTTGGCTTTCTGGAGAAAGAGGCCATTGAACTTGTATTTCTGGATATCGAAATGATCGATGTGCACGGTATGCAAATAGCTAGACAAATGTTACAAAAACACCCCTCCCTACAAATCGTTTTTGTGACAGCACATTCGCAATTTGCAGTGGATGCTTTTGAAGTAGAGGCTACCGATTATTTATTAAAACCTGTACATGAAAAGCGCTTGATTAAAGCGTTAACAAAAGCCCAGAAAAAATCGCAATTACAAGTTAAGGTGCCTCCTATGAATAAAAAAAGCCTGTTATACGCTCATACTTTAGGCAGTTTTTATCTGCTTGATCCTCAGCGGGAGGTAGTAAAATGGCGTACAAGGAAAGTTCGCGAACTTTTTTTGTTCTTATTATTTAATCAAAAAAGACCAATGTTAAACGCCATCATCGCAGAAGAGTTATGGCGAAATTTGGACTTTGAAAAGGCCTCAAGTAATTTACATACATCTATTTATCAATTGAGAAAGCTTTTAAAAGAAAGGGGAATACAAGATCCAATTCAATTAGTAAATAATCACTACCAATTAAATGTTGAAATTGAAAGTGATTATGAGGAACTCAATCAATTGTTAGAACGGGAAAAACATGATGAAAAATCTATTCAACGGTTAATTAATTGCTATGAGGGAGATTTTTTAGTGGAGGAGGAATACTTATGGGCTATCCAAATAAGACTCCGGTTAAAGCAGGGCGTATTGCATGCACTTGAACAATATGTTACTTGCACAAACTCAGTTAATCCCTTATTAAAATACAATTGCTTACAAATGCTGCTAGAACTAGATGAATTCAATGAACAATATATGTTTATATTATTAGAATTCCTAATTGAACAAAACAAAAAACAAGATTGTTTAAAATTCTTTGAAACTATACAGGCCAAATTAGCTGAAATAAGTCTTTCTGTTCCCGAAAGGATTTATAGGAGATTTAACGAATATCTGGCCAATACTTAA
- a CDS encoding ATP-binding protein has product MKRNILIILSIIMLFVSVFSLGNWHYMTSNHSKIVQDGTVKISTEQLQRPVKLEGHWYFYPNVLIPSLAQINNDQNKRITLDVPFNWREYVEPNKEGISVGTYYVKVHVPTEGFYGLFIRTIRQANRVFINDVEVGAKGKTSTVLSEYGSENDDKYTVFARSENKELNIVIHVTNYNSPQAGIVYPIEFGTMEVIQNQYRWKVFLDALVSIGHVLFGIIYIFTFLQNRKRKEELFFGLFTISLGLYMSFINQKVFFLLFPDISAFNQLRLQLSIIPIALLTLTLFIHSMYPQVQRRKTIYMFMILLGVVIIFYGIYNPITQNHRASSDLELFLRKMAYICVTAPVIFYNLWTLIKVMLHHLEGVRYVLIVISAISCYTILLTFNFIMGVPIDYTEFALFLLILFGFASLLNSRANQIILKIQALSEELLTHNQMKDIFLLKTSHELRTPLNGILNLSKSLMEGAQGPLKRAQQEQVILIHSVTQRLGHLVEDLLFSSNQMTGEVRVAPSSVSPSVITEVVLEIRSVMPMNHLVSIDAEVGSNLPNMYTDELRFKQVLYNLLHNAIKYTEVGEIIVTAYVHQHQMVIQVRDTGCGIPAPDIDRIFDAFYQGNNHKKEGLGLGLSITKNIVEKLKGEIYVTSTVGEGTTFTFTMPLANGEHMSIEQSSTGHRTKELQLQLPLMYKGNNKKILLVDDNHVNIQVLAEALRIKGYTVIAVDNGFDAVDYIKTNQVDCMLIDLMMNGMSGYELCKQVRKQYDMLELPIIILTAIMKHSDLVLSLQVGANDYLQKPILMDKLFIRIESLLAIRQSSIDAIEVELNYLYSQVTPHFVYNTLNTIIGLSYTDMNNTREALYCLATYFRAKLNVHYRNSFVSVEEEVELVKAYLYIEKMRFGDRLNIKYDIDESIQLMIPALSIQPLVENAVFHGISKKQEGGTIEVSIQREGQFVRIKIYDNGVGIPEEKLQKLINEESARIGFMNPLKKFKLMKNASLRLYSEEGKGTTIVVLLPEGGGA; this is encoded by the coding sequence GTGAAAAGGAATATCCTAATCATTTTGAGTATTATCATGCTGTTTGTTAGTGTCTTTTCACTTGGCAATTGGCATTATATGACCAGTAACCATTCCAAAATTGTACAAGATGGAACGGTAAAGATATCCACTGAGCAGTTACAAAGACCCGTTAAGCTGGAAGGCCATTGGTATTTTTATCCAAACGTTTTAATTCCTTCTTTGGCACAGATCAATAACGATCAGAATAAACGAATCACACTTGATGTGCCATTTAACTGGAGAGAGTATGTAGAGCCCAATAAAGAGGGAATTTCAGTTGGGACCTATTATGTCAAGGTACATGTACCAACGGAGGGATTCTACGGTTTGTTTATACGGACTATTCGTCAAGCGAATCGTGTGTTTATAAATGATGTAGAGGTAGGAGCAAAGGGGAAGACAAGCACAGTTTTAAGTGAATATGGGTCCGAGAATGATGATAAATATACAGTTTTTGCTCGTAGCGAAAATAAAGAACTGAATATTGTTATCCATGTAACCAACTATAATTCCCCACAGGCTGGTATTGTCTACCCTATTGAATTTGGTACGATGGAAGTCATCCAGAACCAATATCGTTGGAAAGTATTTCTAGACGCATTAGTATCTATTGGGCATGTGTTATTCGGAATCATTTATATCTTTACATTTTTACAGAATCGTAAACGCAAAGAAGAATTATTTTTTGGTCTTTTTACCATTTCATTGGGACTGTATATGTCATTTATTAATCAAAAAGTGTTTTTCCTGTTATTTCCCGATATCTCCGCCTTCAATCAATTGCGTCTACAGCTCAGTATTATTCCGATAGCGCTACTAACTTTAACGCTGTTTATTCATTCGATGTACCCGCAAGTACAAAGAAGAAAAACAATATATATGTTTATGATTTTACTTGGGGTTGTAATTATTTTTTATGGTATTTATAACCCAATTACCCAAAATCACAGAGCTTCTTCAGATTTGGAGTTGTTCCTTAGAAAAATGGCGTATATCTGTGTTACGGCTCCAGTCATATTCTATAATCTATGGACTCTTATTAAAGTAATGTTACATCACCTTGAAGGCGTTCGTTATGTTCTAATCGTGATTTCGGCTATTAGTTGTTATACCATTTTACTGACTTTTAACTTTATAATGGGCGTTCCCATAGATTACACAGAATTCGCATTATTTTTACTAATATTATTCGGATTTGCTTCGTTATTAAATTCCCGTGCAAACCAGATTATTTTAAAAATCCAGGCCTTATCAGAGGAATTGCTCACACATAATCAAATGAAGGATATATTTTTACTGAAAACTTCTCATGAATTACGGACACCCCTTAACGGTATTTTAAATTTATCAAAGTCCTTAATGGAAGGAGCTCAAGGCCCTCTAAAACGGGCTCAACAGGAGCAAGTCATTTTAATTCATAGTGTGACTCAGCGTTTAGGACATTTAGTAGAGGATTTGTTGTTCTCTTCGAATCAAATGACAGGAGAGGTAAGGGTTGCCCCTTCTAGTGTTTCACCCTCTGTTATTACGGAAGTTGTGTTAGAAATTCGTAGTGTGATGCCAATGAATCACCTAGTAAGTATTGATGCAGAGGTTGGTTCGAATTTACCGAATATGTACACAGACGAATTACGTTTTAAGCAGGTTCTATACAACTTGCTGCACAATGCCATTAAATATACAGAGGTTGGAGAAATCATTGTGACAGCCTATGTCCATCAACATCAGATGGTCATCCAAGTAAGAGATACAGGCTGTGGTATTCCGGCACCAGATATAGACCGTATCTTTGATGCCTTTTATCAAGGAAATAATCATAAAAAAGAAGGGCTCGGTTTGGGATTAAGTATCACTAAAAACATTGTCGAAAAGTTAAAAGGCGAGATTTATGTTACAAGTACGGTAGGAGAAGGTACTACATTTACATTTACAATGCCACTTGCTAATGGCGAGCATATGAGCATTGAGCAATCATCTACCGGGCATAGAACCAAAGAATTACAGCTTCAATTGCCACTCATGTATAAAGGAAATAATAAAAAGATACTTCTGGTGGACGATAATCATGTCAATATACAAGTTTTAGCTGAGGCGTTACGAATTAAGGGATATACTGTAATTGCAGTAGATAATGGTTTCGATGCAGTAGACTATATTAAAACGAATCAGGTAGATTGTATGTTAATCGATTTAATGATGAATGGAATGTCAGGTTACGAGCTATGTAAGCAAGTACGAAAACAATATGATATGTTGGAACTACCGATTATTATCTTAACAGCGATCATGAAGCATTCTGATTTAGTGTTATCTTTACAAGTTGGTGCAAATGATTACTTACAAAAACCTATTTTAATGGATAAACTATTTATTCGTATTGAATCTCTCTTAGCCATCCGTCAATCTTCAATTGATGCAATTGAAGTAGAACTGAATTATTTGTATTCACAGGTCACACCGCATTTTGTCTACAACACGCTGAATACAATTATTGGTTTAAGCTATACGGATATGAACAATACACGAGAAGCACTCTACTGTCTTGCAACCTACTTCCGTGCCAAACTCAATGTCCATTACCGAAATAGCTTTGTCTCTGTCGAAGAAGAGGTGGAGCTTGTCAAGGCATACTTATATATTGAAAAGATGCGTTTTGGTGATCGTTTAAATATTAAATATGATATTGATGAGTCCATTCAATTAATGATTCCTGCACTCTCCATTCAGCCATTAGTTGAAAATGCTGTTTTCCACGGGATCTCTAAGAAACAAGAAGGCGGTACAATTGAGGTAAGTATTCAACGTGAAGGCCAATTTGTCCGAATTAAAATCTATGATAATGGTGTAGGTATTCCTGAGGAAAAACTTCAAAAGCTGATTAATGAAGAAAGCGCACGTATTGGTTTTATGAATCCATTAAAGAAATTCAAATTAATGAAAAATGCAAGTTTACGTCTATACAGCGAAGAAGGAAAGGGAACAACTATTGTCGTTTTATTACCAGAGGGTGGTGGAGCATGA
- a CDS encoding metallophosphoesterase — MKNEHTPEQPIASFQVITDTHVRDEADHIHNRHLDQALADIATFSQGSSGIMHVGDVTDRGLPSEYRELQRIWKQHAESLPDIRYTVGNHDIGAVIWQDPPIVLLEMKEDDVAELLEQEGQDGAPISSGVGPITVAGLWQRRWSDFEAITGMKGSYHDHWIDGYHYIFLGTEQPHPKDCDMSVKQLEWLDAKLSERAAPDHPIFLFLHQPLMDTVAGSMKEQGWYGVNQDAELKAVLAKYPQAILFSGHTHWQLEAQHTMYDGAGCMPTMFNASSVGYLWTDQDEHLEGSEGLHVEIYKDRVVVKGRDFVAGEWIEGAEFTVRYPSVAHILG; from the coding sequence ATGAAAAATGAACATACACCGGAGCAACCTATTGCCAGCTTCCAGGTCATTACGGACACACATGTTAGAGATGAGGCAGACCATATTCATAACCGGCATCTGGATCAGGCATTAGCTGATATAGCTACATTCAGTCAGGGGAGCAGCGGAATTATGCATGTGGGTGATGTGACGGATCGGGGACTGCCGAGCGAATATCGTGAGTTGCAGCGCATATGGAAGCAACATGCGGAGAGCTTGCCGGACATCCGGTACACGGTAGGTAATCATGATATTGGAGCCGTGATATGGCAAGATCCGCCGATCGTTTTGCTTGAGATGAAAGAGGATGATGTAGCCGAGTTGCTGGAGCAGGAGGGTCAGGATGGGGCGCCAATCTCTTCAGGAGTCGGACCCATTACAGTCGCCGGGTTATGGCAGCGGCGATGGAGTGATTTTGAAGCGATAACCGGCATGAAGGGCTCTTACCACGATCACTGGATTGATGGGTATCATTATATATTCCTGGGCACCGAACAACCTCACCCGAAGGATTGCGATATGTCAGTTAAACAGTTGGAGTGGCTGGATGCAAAATTGTCTGAGCGTGCAGCGCCAGATCATCCCATCTTCCTGTTCTTGCACCAGCCGTTAATGGATACGGTAGCTGGATCAATGAAGGAACAGGGATGGTATGGTGTGAATCAGGATGCGGAACTCAAAGCCGTTCTAGCGAAATACCCGCAAGCAATCCTCTTCTCAGGCCATACCCATTGGCAGTTGGAGGCGCAGCATACGATGTACGATGGTGCGGGCTGCATGCCAACCATGTTTAACGCTTCGTCTGTAGGTTATCTCTGGACGGATCAGGATGAGCATCTGGAGGGCAGTGAAGGACTTCATGTGGAGATTTATAAGGATCGAGTCGTTGTGAAGGGACGGGATTTTGTCGCGGGCGAATGGATCGAGGGTGCTGAGTTTACGGTGCGATATCCGAGTGTAGCGCATATTCTGGGATAA